Within the Methanobrevibacter arboriphilus JCM 13429 = DSM 1125 genome, the region GGATATTAATTGTGATTGTAGCTGCTACTATTCTTGCTTCTGAGAAAATTTTGAATAGATTTATGACTAAAAATTGATATATATATATAGGAATGTTTAATTTATGGAGAATATAATGAATAATAAATCTTCTAGGCTAAGAATTTTTTTAATGGGTGGAACAAAAGATTCTATTAATATAATTAAATTTCTAAGACATGAATATTCTTCTAAACATTCTCCTTATATTTTAACTACAACTACTACTGATTATGGTGCTAAATTAGCTAAAGATGCAGGTTCAAATCAAGTAATAGGTAAACCTTTACCTAAAGAAGAAATACTTGATATTATCACTGATCTTAATAGTAATAATAATAACAAGAATGTGGATATTAATATTAATAATAAAAATAACTTTAATAATAGTAATATTATTAATAACAAAAATAATACTAATGCTATTAATAACAATAACTTTAATAATGGTAATATTAGTAATAACAATAATACGGATATTAATAATAATATTAATAATAACAATAATAATAACAATAATGCTACTATTAATAAAAATAATAACACTAATGGTGGTATTAATAATAGTAATATAAATAATAGTTATAATAATACTAATAATAATTATAATAATTATAATAATTTTGATGCTTTTATTGATGCAACTCACCCATTTGCATCTAATGTTACATCAACTGCAATAGAGTCTTCTAAAATAGCTAATATTCCTTACATACGTTTTGAAAGACCTGATGTTGATTATTCAGAATTTAAGGATTCAATAATATTTGTT harbors:
- the cobK gene encoding precorrin-6A reductase, with the translated sequence MNNKSSRLRIFLMGGTKDSINIIKFLRHEYSSKHSPYILTTTTTDYGAKLAKDAGSNQVIGKPLPKEEILDIITDLNSNNNNKNVDININNKNNFNNSNIINNKNNTNAINNNNFNNGNISNNNNTDINNNINNNNNNNNNATINKNNNTNGGINNSNINNSYNNTNNNYNNYNNFDAFIDATHPFASNVTSTAIESSKIANIPYIRFERPDVDYSEFKDSIIFVDSFEETGKLLSNEFKSKNILHLAGVNTIETILKYDIDLKNFFVRVLPVKSSIEKCNSFGINGENIIAMQGVFSKEFNKSLMKELDIDVIITKESGEIGGAPSKIEAAHELGIDVILVNRPKINNLDSKHIVNNLSELKIFLDSL